A window of the Parambassis ranga chromosome 17, fParRan2.1, whole genome shotgun sequence genome harbors these coding sequences:
- the ro60 gene encoding RNA-binding protein RO60 gives MEPSGSSVSNHTLNSTGGGCSWELGDKTRLCRFLCYGSEGDIYTSREEGHVSLENAGALLSMLQEGRGAEVVEEIKKFAQDGRAVRLGPSFFALALCSQHSELKTRQAAFKALKEVCRDPAHLFSFIQYKKELKEGMKCGIWGRALRKAVSDWYNDQDAMSLAAAVTKCKQRGGWSHQDLLRLSHTKPAKDAFALISKYVTKGWKEVQVAYTDKENPEEVVKVLSYLEVVEKVNHSCDETEVISLIEEHKLEREQLLTDHLKSKQVWRALLKEMPLQSVLKILGKMTSNKVLEPGSSETQAVCERIQSESALKKAKIHPFSILLASENYKRGQGYQGKTKWEPDSSILKAMDSAFYKSFMNLEPVGKHFIVAVDVSTSLSSIVPGTSISTAVAAAAITMIFARTEADTQVLAYSEGAVVPCSVSAGMTLTEATAELVKIPSGSTDCTLPIIWATENKKSVDVFIILTNNPLWTFTASPMEYLKKHRQASGANSKLVMCGLTSIGHGIADTEDRGLLSICGFDLGAFIVIHNLAQDLI, from the exons ATGGAACCATCGGGAAGCAGCGTAAGCAACCACACCCTGAACTCAACAGGTGGTGGATGTTCATGGGAGCTTGGCGACAAAACCAGACTGTGTCGCTTCCTCTGTTACGGCTCAGAGGGAGACATATACACCTCCAGGGAAGAGGGTCATGTCAGCCTGGAGAATGCAGGAGCTCTCCTCTCCATGCTCCAGGAGGGCCGAGGTGCTGAAGTGGTGGAGGAGATAAAAAAGTTTGCTCAGGATGGGCGAGCTGTCAGACTTGGCCCTTCCTTTTTTGCTTTGGCTTTGTGTTCGCAGCACTCGGAGCTGAAGACGAGGCAGGCCGCCTTCAAAGCACTGAAGGAAGTTTGTCGGGATCCTGCCcatctgttttctttcatcCAGTACAAGAAAGAACTGAAAGAGGGCATGAAATGTGGGATATGGGGACGTGCCCTGAGAAAAGCAGTTTCTGACTGGTACAATGACCAAGATGCCATGAGTCTAGCTGCAGCTGTGACCAAATGTAAGCAGAGAGGGGGCTGGTCACACCAGGATCTGCTCAGACTCTCTCACACCAAACCAGCTAAGGATG CATTTGCCTTGATCAGCAAATATGTAACAAAAGGATGGAAAGAGGTCCAAGTTGCTTACACAGACAAAGAGAACCCAGAGGAGGTTGTCAAAGTGCTTTCATATCTTGAAGTGGTGGAGAAGGTCAATCATAGCTGTGATGAGACAGAGGTCATCAGTTTAATAGAGGAACACAAGCTggagagagaacagctgctgaCAGATCATCTAAAGTCCAAACAG GTATGGAGAGCATTGTTGAAGGAAATGCCTCTCCAATCAGTGCTGAAGATTTTAGGAAAGATGACATCAAACAAAGTTCTTGAACCAGGAAGTTCAGAAACACAAGCAGTGTGTGAAAGAATTCAGAGCGAAAGTGCACTAAAGAAG GCAAAGATCCACCCTTTCAGCATACTGTTGGCTTCAGAAAACTACAAAAGAGGCCAAGGCTATCAGGGTAAAACAAAATGGGAACCAGACAGCAGCATCCTCAAAGCAATGGACTCTGCCTTTTATAAGAGTTTTAtg AATCTAGAGCCTGTTGGTAAACACTTCATTGTGGCTGTAGACGTCAGTACATCGCTGAGCAGTATTGTCCCAGGAACATCAATCAGCACTGCTGTCGCTGCTGCGGCCATCACCATG ATCTTTGCcagaacagaggcagacacacaggtaCTGGCCTACTCCGAAGGAGCTGTGGTTCCATGCTCTGTTTCTGCTGGCATGACTCTCACAGAAGCAACGGCTGAATTGGTTAAG ATCCCAAGTGGGAGTACAGACTGCACCCTCCCCATCATATGGGCCACAGAGAACAAGAAGTCTGTGGATGTATTCATCATTCTAACCAACAACCCATTGTGGACGTTCACTGCCAGCCCAATGGAGTATCTGAAGAAGCACAGACAA GCATCAGGAGCCAATTCAAAGTTGGTGATGTGTGGGCTGACCTCTATTGGACATGGCATCGCAGACACAGAAGACCGGGGTTTATTGAGCATCTGTGGCTTCGACCTTGGAGCTTTCATTGTCATTCATAACTTGGCCCAGGATCTGATCTGA
- the cdc73 gene encoding parafibromin — translation MADVLSVLRQYNIQKKEIVAKGDEVIFGEFSWPKNVKTNYIIWGTGKEGQPKEYYTLDSILFLLNNVHLPHPSYVRRAATENIPVVRRPDRKGLLSYLNGESSTSTSIDRSAPIEIGLQRATQVKRAADEVLSEAKKPRIEDEERVRLDKERLAARLEGHKEGIVQTDQIRSLSEAMSVEKIAAIKAKIMAKKRSTIKTDLDDDITLKQRSFVDAEVDVTRDIVSRERVWRTRTTILQSTGKNFSKNIFAILQSVKAREEGRAPEQRPAQNTTQVDPSLRNKQPVPAAYNRYDQERFKGKEETEGFKIDTMGTYHGMTLKSVTEGASARKAQTPALQPVPRPVSQARPPPNQKKGSRTPIIIIPAATTSLITMLNAKDLLQDLKFITSDEKKKQGIQRDNEVLLQRRKDQIQPGGTTLSVTVPYRVIDQPLKLAPQDWDRVVAVFVQGPAWQFKGWPWLLPDGSPVDIFAKIRAFHLKYDEAKTDPNVQKWDVTVLELSRHRRHLDRPCFLRFWETLDRYMVKHKSHLRF, via the exons ATGGCGGATGTGTTGAGTGTTCTTCGTCAGTACAACATCCAGAAAAAAGAAATCGTCGCTAAAGGAGATGAAGTAATATTTGGAGAGTTTTCGTGGCCGAAAAATGTCAAGACCAACTACATAATCTGGGG TACTGGTAAAGAGGGGCAGCCAAAAGAGTACTATACTTTGGACTCTATCTTGTTCTTGCTCAACAATGTGCATCTGCCGCATCCATCCTATGTGCGGAGAGCTGCA ACTGAGAACATCCCTGTTGTCAGAAGGCCTGATCGAAAGGGCTTGCTGTCATATCTCAATGGCGAGAGTT CAACGTCAACAAGCATCGACAGAAGTGCACCTATAGAAATAGGTTTGCAAAGGGCAAcacaag tCAAAAGAGCCGCTGATGAGGTATTGTCTGAAGCCAAAAAACCAAGGATTGAG GATGAGGAGCGAGTGCGTCTTGACAAGGAGCGTCTGGCTGCCCGTCTGGAGGGCCACAAGGAGGGCATCGTGCAGACGGACCAGATCAG gtCACTGTCTGAGGCCATGTCAGTGGAAAAAATTGCAGCCATCAAAGCCAAGATTATGGCTAAGAAACGTTCAACCATTAAAACAGATCTGGATGACGACATAACCCTCAAGCAGAGAAGCTTTGTGGATGCAGAAGTGGATGTCACAAGAGATATTGTCAGCAGAGAGAGGGTTTGGAGGACCAGGACTACCATTCTCCAGAGCACTGGAAAG AACTTCTCGAAGAATATCTTTGCCATCCTTCAGTCAGTGAAAGCCAGAGAAGAGGGGCGAGCACCAGagcagagaccagcacagaacACAACTCAAGTG GATCCCTCCCTAAGAAACAAGCAGCCAGTCCCTGCTGCATATAATAGATACGATCAGGAGCGATTCAAAGGAAAAGAGG AAACTGAGGGTTTCAAGATTGATACCATGGGCACCTACCACGGCATGACTCTGAAGTCTGTGACG GAGGGAGCATCAGCTCGGAAGGCACAGACCCCTGCACTGCAGCCTGTTCCTCGCCCAG TTTCACAAGCCAGACCTCCACCAAATCAGAAGAAAG GGTCGAGGacacccatcatcatcatcccagCTGCCACCACCTCACTCATCACAATGCTCAATGCAAAGGATCTGCTGCAGGATCTGAA GTTCATCACAtcagatgagaagaagaagcagggcATCCAACGCGACAATGAGGTTCTGCTACAGAGGCGCAAAGACCAGATCCAGCCTGGTGGCACGACGCTGAGCGTCACCGTACCTTACAGAGTCATCGACCAGCCTCTCAAACTGGCTCCACAAGACTG GGATCGAGTGGTGGCTGTGTTTGTGCAAGGCCCTGCGTGGCAGTTTAAAGGCTGGCCGTGGCTGCTGCCTGACGGGTCTCCTGTCGACATATTTGCCAAAA TTCGAGCATTTCATTTGAAATATGATGAGGCAAAAACCGATCCCAATGTGCAGAAGTGGGACGTGACCGTCCTGGAGCTGAGCCGCCACAGGCGCCACCTTGACCGGCCTTGCTTCCTGCGCTTCTGGGAAACCCTCGACAG atACATGGTGAAACACAAATCTCACCTCAGGTTCTGA
- the LOC114449699 gene encoding beta-1,3-galactosyltransferase 2-like gives MQWRRRHCCTHTAKLLYLLSLLGVLVFLVHQVWLPRFAGMPWWRGNPVVYGGPHTTKVKGNTSTQHLGWRFVIVPEPTFKADSNISSSEKLQVNPSFVNTLAANTSQSEVHLRDTITQGPFPYVINEPDKCAANKPAVFLVLLIATEARQVEARNAIRQTWGNESVTPAVGFIRLFLLGKKEGELGLLQQRMLQAESQRHHDIIQQDFLDSYKNLTIKTLMGMNWVAMHCPQASYVMKTDSDMFVNTEYLIYKLLRPELKPKNNYFTGNNMRGFAPNRNKNSKWYMPPELYPSEKYPTFCSGTGYVFSKDMAGKIYQASLSIHHLHLEDVYVGICLAKLRIEPTPPPNEFLFNHWRVTYSSCKYSHLITSHGFHPNELLKYWHHLQSNKHNACINTFKERAGRTHSNRINVEKPAK, from the coding sequence ATGCAGTGGAGACGGCGCcactgctgtacacacacagctaaactTCTTTACCTCCTGTCACTGTTGGGTGTACTCGTGTTTCTAGTCCATCAGGTGTGGCTACCAAGGTTTGCTGGTATGCCATGGTGGAGAGGAAATCCTGTGGTGTATGGAGGACCTCACACCACCAAAGTCAAGGGGAACACAAGCACCCAGCATTTGGGGTGGAGGTTTGTTATTGTTCCTGAGCCGACTTTCAAGGCTGATTCCAACATCAGCTCCAGTGAGAAGCTTCAAGTGAACCCAAGTTTTGTCAACACTCTGGCTGCAAACACGAGCCAAAGTGAAGTGCACCTAAGAGACACAATCACCCAGGGACCTTTCCCTTATGTCATCAATGAGCCTGACAAATGTGCAGCAAATAAACCTGCagtatttttagtgttgctGATTGCCACAGAGGCACGGCAGGTGGAGGCAAGAAATGCTATACGGCAGACATGGGGGAATGAGAGTGTTACCCCAGCCGTGGGATTTATCCGCCTGTTTTtgctgggaaaaaaagagggagagctGGGACTCCTGCAACAAAGGATGCTACAAGCAGAAAGCCAGAGGCATCATGATATCATTCAGCAGGACTTTCTGGATTCATACAAAAACCTGACCATTAAGACGTTGATGGGAATGAACTGGGTTGCAATGCATTGCCCACAGGCCAGCTATGTAATGAAAACTGACAGTGACATGTTCGTCAACACAGAGTACCTCATTTATAAGCTGCTGAGGCCAGAACTGAAGCCCAAGAATAACTACTTCACAGGCAATAACATGAGAGGCTTTGCGCCCAACCGAAATAAAAACAGTAAGTGGTATATGCCCCCAGAGTTGTACCCAAGTGAGAAGTATCCCACCTTCTGCTCTGGGACTGGTTACGTCTTCTCTAAAGACATGGCAGGGAAAATCTATCAAGCATCTCTCAGTATTCACCACCTGCACCTGGAAGATGTATATGTGGGAATATGCTTGGCAAAGCTCCGAATTGAGCCTACGCCTCCACCCAATGAGTTCCTATTCAACCACTGGCGAGTCACTTACTCCAGCTGCAAGTACAGCCATTTGATAACATCTCATGGGTTTCATCCCAATGAACTACTTAAATACTGGCATCACCTTCAAAGCAACAAACACAACGCCTGcatcaacacatttaaagagaGAGCAGGCAGGACACACTCAAACCGAATAAATGTGGAGAAACCAGCTAAATAA
- the LOC114449768 gene encoding uncharacterized protein LOC114449768 isoform X3, translating into MCISWLGFALLIWLPGLLHVLTLSSVSGQPCPAPKLDDGYVIPQKNSFHHDDSLTYGCDSGLKPAAEGWWATSTCQNGKWSHEPQCISENACLPPTIKNGNITANTKGWYENGSRIEKVLMHAASPLKGTMRPSSAEDTGRCLHTTQKCSTYVKKDIIQTEQTVKALSAAPLEAGTKAQSAENQDMVDLLRRKHTHLLTAVHRLQEEVVIKTTFNINGAHKAEQRNHCCLTTKF; encoded by the exons ATGTGCATCAGCTGGCTGGGATTTGCGCTTCTGATTTGGCTTCCAGGACTGCTTCATG TGCTCACTTTGTCCTCTGTTTCAGGGCAGCCGTGTCCTGCTCCCAAGCTTGATGATGGATATGTGATCccacaaaaaaacagttttcatcATGATGACTCCCTAACTTACGGCTGTGACAGTGGACTTAAACCTGCAGCGGAGGGCTGGTGGGCGACCAGCACATGTCAGAATGGCAAATGGTCTCATGAACCACAGTGTATAA GTGAAAATGCATGTCTTCCACCAACCATCAAAAATGGAAAcatcacagcaaacacaaaggGTTGGTACGAAAACGGAAGCCGGATTGAG AAAGTACTAATGCATGCAGCGAGCCCCCTAAAAGGCACAATGCGGCCATCATCAGCGGAGGATACCGGGAGGTGTTTGCACACAACACAGAAGTGCAGTACATATGTAAAGAAGGATATAATACAGACGGAACAAACAGTGAAGGCTCTATCCGCTGCTCCTCTGGAAGCTGGAACGAAGGCCCAGAGTGCA GAGAACCAGGACATGGTGGACCTGCTgcggaggaaacacacacatctgttgaCAGCGGTCCACagactgcaggaggag GTTGTCATCAAGACGACATTCAATAT AAACGGTGCCCataaagcagagcagaggaacCACTGCTGCCTGACAACAaagttttaa
- the LOC114449768 gene encoding complement factor H-like isoform X1, with product MCISWLGFALLIWLPGLLHVLTLSSVSGQPCPAPKLDDGYVIPQKNSFHHDDSLTYGCDSGLKPAAEGWWATSTCQNGKWSHEPQCISENACLPPTIKNGNITANTKGWYENGSRIEVTCNEGYELKAESASIYCTDSIWSPLRVCKKSTNACSEPPKRHNAAIISGGYREVFAHNTEVQYICKEGYNTDGTNSEGSIRCSSGSWNEGPECREPGHGGPAAEETHTSVDSGPQTAGGGCHQDDIQYKRCP from the exons ATGTGCATCAGCTGGCTGGGATTTGCGCTTCTGATTTGGCTTCCAGGACTGCTTCATG TGCTCACTTTGTCCTCTGTTTCAGGGCAGCCGTGTCCTGCTCCCAAGCTTGATGATGGATATGTGATCccacaaaaaaacagttttcatcATGATGACTCCCTAACTTACGGCTGTGACAGTGGACTTAAACCTGCAGCGGAGGGCTGGTGGGCGACCAGCACATGTCAGAATGGCAAATGGTCTCATGAACCACAGTGTATAA GTGAAAATGCATGTCTTCCACCAACCATCAAAAATGGAAAcatcacagcaaacacaaaggGTTGGTACGAAAACGGAAGCCGGATTGAGGTAACATGCAACGAAGGATATGAACTCAAAGCAGAGTCTGCTTCTATCTACTGTACAGACAGTATATGGTCACCTTTGCGTGTCTGTAAGA AAAGTACTAATGCATGCAGCGAGCCCCCTAAAAGGCACAATGCGGCCATCATCAGCGGAGGATACCGGGAGGTGTTTGCACACAACACAGAAGTGCAGTACATATGTAAAGAAGGATATAATACAGACGGAACAAACAGTGAAGGCTCTATCCGCTGCTCCTCTGGAAGCTGGAACGAAGGCCCAGAGTGCA GAGAACCAGGACATGGTGGACCTGCTgcggaggaaacacacacatctgttgaCAGCGGTCCACagactgcaggaggag GTTGTCATCAAGACGACATTCAATAT AAACGGTGCCCataa
- the LOC114449768 gene encoding complement factor H-like isoform X2, whose amino-acid sequence MCISWLGFALLIWLPGLLHGQPCPAPKLDDGYVIPQKNSFHHDDSLTYGCDSGLKPAAEGWWATSTCQNGKWSHEPQCISENACLPPTIKNGNITANTKGWYENGSRIEVTCNEGYELKAESASIYCTDSIWSPLRVCKKSTNACSEPPKRHNAAIISGGYREVFAHNTEVQYICKEGYNTDGTNSEGSIRCSSGSWNEGPECREPGHGGPAAEETHTSVDSGPQTAGGGCHQDDIQYKRCP is encoded by the exons ATGTGCATCAGCTGGCTGGGATTTGCGCTTCTGATTTGGCTTCCAGGACTGCTTCATG GGCAGCCGTGTCCTGCTCCCAAGCTTGATGATGGATATGTGATCccacaaaaaaacagttttcatcATGATGACTCCCTAACTTACGGCTGTGACAGTGGACTTAAACCTGCAGCGGAGGGCTGGTGGGCGACCAGCACATGTCAGAATGGCAAATGGTCTCATGAACCACAGTGTATAA GTGAAAATGCATGTCTTCCACCAACCATCAAAAATGGAAAcatcacagcaaacacaaaggGTTGGTACGAAAACGGAAGCCGGATTGAGGTAACATGCAACGAAGGATATGAACTCAAAGCAGAGTCTGCTTCTATCTACTGTACAGACAGTATATGGTCACCTTTGCGTGTCTGTAAGA AAAGTACTAATGCATGCAGCGAGCCCCCTAAAAGGCACAATGCGGCCATCATCAGCGGAGGATACCGGGAGGTGTTTGCACACAACACAGAAGTGCAGTACATATGTAAAGAAGGATATAATACAGACGGAACAAACAGTGAAGGCTCTATCCGCTGCTCCTCTGGAAGCTGGAACGAAGGCCCAGAGTGCA GAGAACCAGGACATGGTGGACCTGCTgcggaggaaacacacacatctgttgaCAGCGGTCCACagactgcaggaggag GTTGTCATCAAGACGACATTCAATAT AAACGGTGCCCataa
- the LOC114449769 gene encoding complement factor H-like: MFIRYLGFALLVGFPGVLHAQSPEQSCTAPTLEGGFYAPKQQTYSHGTKLSYACHDGRRPPVSGWWGTSTCLNGKWSRQPECVETINACFEPPKIPHAVIIDQEYQELFATGSRLRYECEDGNRADTQQFIECAAGMWSVGSSCTADCRFDTTKYPKLIPDGVKVVRQGEDLKQECVTKQWTPDEISVVSCINGTLSLTKCCYRPTIKAGACTEPMDTQEDGVFDLALAV, encoded by the exons ATGTTCATCAGGTACCTCGGCTTCGCTCTCCTGGTTGGTTTTCCTGGAGTGCTGCAtg CACAGAGTCCCGAGCAGTCCTGTACTGCTCCCACTCTGGAAGGTGGATTCTATGCCCCAAAGCAACAGACCTACTCTCATGGAACAAAGCTGAGCTACGCCTGCCACGATGGACGAAGACCTCCAGTGAGCGGATGGTGGGGAACAAGCACATGTCTGAATGGCAAATGGTCCCGTCAGCCAGAATGTGttg aaactaTTAATGCATGTTTTGAGCCACCTAAAATCCCACATGCAGTCATCATTGATCAGGAATaccaggagctgtttgctacaggTTCAAGATTGCGTTATGAATGTGAAGATGGAAatagagcagacacacaacaattCATTGAATGTGCAGCTGGGATGTGGAGCGTAGGCTCATCCTGCA CTGCCGACTGTCGTTTTGACACCACTAAGTATCCAAAGTTAATACCTGATGGAGTTAAAGTCGTTAGACAGGGTGAGGACCTGAAACAGGAATGTGTGACCAAACAATGGACACCTGATGAAATCTCTGTGGTCAGCTGCATTAATGGAACCCTGTCACTAACCAAAT GCTGCTACCGGCCAACAATAAAAGCC GGAGCGTGCACAGAGCCGATGGACACACAGGAAGATGGTGTTTTTGATTTGGCCCTTGCTGTCTGA
- the LOC114449767 gene encoding complement factor H-like, translating to MCLRCLGLVLLVWFPGVLHVQSAALPCDAPILNGGFCVPEQKTYPDGTTLTYTCDSGLKPAVEGWWATSTCHDGEWSHEPQCINETSCIPPTTPNVNPTPPSKRWYEDGSRINLICDSGYEINPAKAREAVCKNGVWSSVPVCEISHNSCVEPLMIPNAVLLHKYQEVFSHGTELQYQCNEDKQTHHIQCSSGTWVNGKKCSTDCDFDTTKYPKLIPNGVKVIKRGESLKQECVTKKLTPNEYSVVSCINGNLSLTKCCYSPTIHLGACTAPMDTQENEEGTAEAT from the exons ATGTGCCTGAGGTGTCTGGGATTAGTTCTCCTGGTGTGGTTTCCTGGAGTGCTGCATG TACAAAGTGCAGCTCTGCCGTGTGATGCTCCCATCCTGAATGGTGGTTTCTGTGTCCCTGAACAAAAAACATATCCTGACGGAACAACGCTCACTTACACCTGTGACAGTGGACTTAAACCAGCAGTGGAGGGCTGGTGGGCCACAAGCACGTGTCACGATGGCGAATGGTCTCATGAACCACAGTGTATAA ATGAAACATCCTGCATTCCACCAACTACTCCTAATGTTAATCCTACTCCACCCTCAAAGCGCTGGTATGAGGATGGAAGCAGAATCAACTTAATTTGTGACTCGGGATATGAGATTAACCCCGCGAAGGCCAGAGAAGCTGTGTGTAAGAATGGGGTGTGGTCTTCTGTGCCTGTCTGTGAGA TAAGTCACAACTCATGTGTTGAGCCCCTTATGATTCCCAACGCAGTCCTGCTTCATAAATACCAGGAGGTGTTTTCTCATGGTACAGAGCTGCAGTATCAGTGTAatgaagacaaacagacacatcacATCCAATGTAGCAGTGGAACATGGGTTAATGGTAAAAAATGCT CTACCGACTGTGATTTTGACACTACTAAGTATCCAAAGTTAATACCCAATGGAGTTAAAGTCATTAAACGGGGTGAGAGCCTGAAACAGGAATGTGTGACAAAAAAATTGACACCTAATGAATACTCTGTGGTCAGCTGCATTAATGGAAACCTGTCATTAACCAAAT GCTGCTACTCGCCAACAATACATCTC GGAGCGTGCACAGCGCCGATGGACACACAGGAAAACGAAGAAGGGACCGCTGAAGCCACATAG